In one Vulgatibacter incomptus genomic region, the following are encoded:
- a CDS encoding ParA family protein, with protein sequence MDGIRYPRKRFAEILALSERELNEAETHPELAAASARETFTPAELSLFRRVLARYPERRGLRKQLFLNFKGGTGKTSLSSSYAYRLAEMGHRVLIVDLDSQGHATKCVGYEGEEQKKTLFDVLVKKLPIEEVLLRTPLEELHLIPSNLGMSTIDLALMPMSGREFRLRKALEEIANRYDFVVMDAPPSFGLLNLNAIMAADDLFVPVLADFLSFHGLKLLFETVQELEEELEHYLQQIRIVLNAFNPTTKIAREARGALEEHYGEFLAKTVVRQCTKFAQSSSEGIPIFAYDPTSKGATDVEALIAELMAAAAAATPKERSA encoded by the coding sequence GTGGACGGAATCCGCTACCCGCGAAAGCGCTTCGCCGAGATCCTGGCGCTCTCGGAGCGCGAGCTCAACGAGGCCGAGACGCATCCGGAGCTCGCCGCGGCCTCTGCCCGTGAGACCTTCACGCCGGCGGAGCTGTCGCTCTTTCGCCGGGTCCTGGCGCGTTATCCGGAGCGCCGTGGGCTGCGCAAGCAGCTCTTCCTCAACTTCAAGGGCGGCACCGGCAAGACCAGCCTCTCCTCCTCCTACGCCTACCGCCTGGCGGAGATGGGGCACCGGGTCCTGATCGTCGACCTCGACTCCCAGGGCCACGCCACCAAGTGCGTGGGCTACGAAGGGGAGGAGCAGAAGAAGACCCTCTTCGACGTGCTCGTGAAGAAGCTCCCCATCGAGGAGGTGCTGCTGCGCACGCCGCTCGAGGAGCTCCACCTCATCCCGTCGAACCTCGGGATGAGCACGATCGACCTCGCCCTGATGCCGATGAGCGGCCGCGAGTTCCGCCTGCGGAAGGCGCTGGAGGAGATCGCCAATCGCTACGACTTCGTGGTGATGGACGCGCCTCCCTCGTTCGGCCTGCTCAACCTCAACGCGATCATGGCGGCGGACGATCTCTTCGTGCCGGTGCTCGCCGACTTCCTCTCCTTCCACGGACTCAAGCTTCTGTTCGAGACGGTGCAGGAGCTCGAGGAAGAGCTCGAGCACTACCTCCAGCAGATCCGGATCGTGCTGAACGCCTTCAACCCGACTACGAAGATCGCTCGCGAGGCGCGCGGCGCCCTCGAAGAGCACTACGGCGAGTTCCTCGCGAAGACCGTGGTGCGCCAGTGCACCAAGTTCGCGCAGTCCTCCAGCGAGGGGATCCCGATCTTCGCCTACGACCCGACGAGCAAGGGCGCCACCGACGTGGAGGCGCTGATCGCCGAGCTGATGGCTGCAGCCGCAGCCGCCACTCCCAAGGAGCGGAGCGCATGA
- a CDS encoding HEAT repeat domain-containing protein, with protein sequence MPLALGDGAFVTLSSAAERALAERLAAELSDGPEAFRVRSAARLVEVAGELAVPAIANVLGSVNVRTRAALVELLGRAGGALAFDTVRGLQRDPDASIRAAAVDAAVRLSGDDPRALEIVLLDAIDDPDPRVRRRAALGAASARGIDPGPILAPLLSDEDKQGRRLAAIALGSTRDPDAALALIDSLLDVEETVRSAASASAEQLFGPDAAGIAELPELQRGRAAARLRARVAANLWRLAPEGVLTAREEIAASSFARGGSDAGILADEEVASVVADLADAAGLADILAYEAAMAASSAAQELRSGALDAEPAEIEVALAAEGSRDAEDVVETAGAIEPETVLEAEAEAAFEAEGALEASAVPEASAAPEADVALEVEAALEADVVPAPEAARDAAGALETAAAYESGAALEAEFEGEPASPAGGDEPAFDAIEALLLAALRGMEDSALAAELGYSPLALVPVIEEHLAAGRIVRRGRKLFLP encoded by the coding sequence ATGCCTCTCGCTCTCGGTGATGGCGCATTTGTCACGTTGTCTTCGGCGGCGGAGCGCGCGCTGGCGGAGCGGCTCGCGGCGGAGCTCTCGGACGGCCCCGAAGCGTTCCGTGTCCGATCGGCGGCCCGGCTGGTCGAGGTCGCCGGCGAGCTGGCCGTGCCGGCGATCGCGAACGTCCTCGGCTCGGTGAACGTGCGGACGCGCGCGGCGTTGGTCGAGCTCCTGGGCCGCGCAGGTGGCGCCCTGGCCTTCGACACCGTGCGGGGTCTCCAGCGCGATCCGGACGCTTCGATCCGCGCGGCGGCCGTGGACGCCGCGGTGCGCCTCTCCGGCGACGATCCGCGGGCGCTCGAGATCGTGCTCCTCGACGCGATCGACGACCCCGATCCCCGGGTTCGCCGCAGGGCGGCGCTTGGCGCCGCGTCGGCTCGCGGGATCGATCCGGGGCCCATTCTCGCGCCGCTCCTCTCGGACGAGGACAAGCAGGGGAGGAGGCTCGCCGCGATCGCGCTCGGGTCCACGCGGGATCCCGACGCCGCGCTGGCGCTCATCGATTCGCTGCTGGATGTCGAGGAGACGGTCCGTTCCGCGGCGAGCGCGTCGGCCGAGCAGCTCTTCGGTCCGGACGCCGCCGGGATCGCCGAGCTGCCGGAGCTGCAGCGGGGGAGGGCTGCGGCCCGCCTTCGCGCCCGTGTGGCGGCGAACCTTTGGCGGCTCGCGCCGGAGGGCGTCCTGACCGCTCGCGAGGAGATCGCAGCGTCGAGCTTCGCCAGGGGCGGATCGGACGCGGGGATCCTCGCCGACGAGGAGGTCGCGAGCGTTGTCGCGGACCTCGCCGATGCCGCGGGCCTCGCGGACATTCTCGCGTACGAGGCCGCGATGGCCGCTTCGTCGGCGGCGCAGGAGCTTCGGAGCGGAGCGCTCGACGCGGAGCCCGCGGAGATCGAAGTGGCGCTCGCGGCAGAAGGCTCGCGCGACGCCGAAGACGTCGTCGAGACGGCAGGTGCAATCGAGCCGGAAACCGTGCTCGAGGCCGAGGCCGAGGCCGCGTTCGAGGCGGAAGGCGCGCTCGAGGCTTCAGCTGTGCCTGAGGCTTCAGCTGCGCCTGAGGCCGACGTCGCGCTCGAGGTTGAGGCCGCGCTCGAGGCGGATGTTGTACCTGCGCCGGAAGCTGCGCGCGATGCGGCTGGCGCGCTCGAGACCGCAGCCGCGTACGAAAGCGGAGCCGCGCTCGAGGCGGAGTTCGAAGGCGAACCTGCCTCCCCCGCGGGCGGAGACGAGCCGGCCTTCGACGCGATCGAGGCCCTGCTCCTGGCGGCCCTTCGCGGCATGGAGGACTCGGCGCTCGCCGCCGAGCTGGGTTACTCACCCCTGGCGCTCGTCCCGGTGATCGAGGAGCACCTCGCCGCGGGGCGGATCGTGCGCCGTGGCAGGAAGCTCTTCCTCCCCTAG